A genomic stretch from Oreochromis niloticus isolate F11D_XX linkage group LG11, O_niloticus_UMD_NMBU, whole genome shotgun sequence includes:
- the ccr8.2 gene encoding C-C chemokine receptor type 5 isoform X2, whose amino-acid sequence MNSTISTMESFITPLATQSSSEYTPDYTTENTTDYYDYFDLTGYEPCVYKRHGATFLPAIYIIFFLLGLLGNSLVFWVITCGARLRTMTDVCLLNLAIADLLLVCSLPFLAHQAKDEWVFGDAMCKIVLGIYHIVFYCGIFFISLMSIDRYLAIVHAVCAMKARTRSFGMIAAAITWGAGFLASFPDLIFLKEQRNVSGQYTCYPGFPKEDSTPHFWKLVSIFKMNIIGLLIPIIILVFCYSQIIWRLQNSQSSKKLAIRLVVIVVAIFFCCWIPYNVTSFFHALELHGWNFGCAGSQAIRLSLQITEAIAYSHSCLNPILYVFVGEKFRRHLLRMINRSPCRLCQLVKVFIPQDRISASVYSQTTSVDERSTAM is encoded by the coding sequence CTTCATCACACCACTTGCTACTCAAAGTAGTAGTGAATATACTCCTGACTATACTACTGAAAATACTActgattattatgattattttgATTTGACGGGCTATGAACCATGTGTATATAAGCGACACGGAGCAACTTTTCTTCCTGCCATCTACATCATTTTCTTCCTGCTGGGCCTTCTGGGTAACTCTCTGGTCTTCTGGGTCATTACTTGTGGAGCACGACTCCGCACCATGACCGACGTGTGCTTGTTAAACTTGGCCATCGCTGACCTCCTTTTGGTGTGTTCCCTGCCCTTCCTAGCCCACCAAGCCAAGGACGAGTGGGTGTTTGGGGATGCTATGTGCAAAATAGTCTTGGGCATTTATCATATCGTCTTTTACTGTGGGATCTTTTTTATCAGTCTAATGAGCATTGATCGGTACTTGGCTATAGTGCATGCTGTTTGTGCTATGAAAGCACGTACACGCTCCTTTGGAATGATTGCAGCTGCTATTACATGGGGAGCGGGATTTCTGGCTTCCTTTCCTGACCTGATCTTCCTCAAAGAGCAAAGAAATGTGTCGGGACAGTACACTTGCTATCCTGGTTTTCCAAAAGAGGATTCCACTCCTCACTTCTGGAAGCTCGTTAGcatctttaaaatgaacattatAGGTCTGCTCATCCCGATCATCATTCTGGTTTTCTGCTACTCACAGATCATCTGGAGGTTACAGAACAGCCAGTCATCCAAGAAACTAGCTATCCGCCTTGTTGTCATAGTGGTAGCTATTTTCTTCTGTTGCTGGATTCCCTACAACGTTACATCATTTTTCCATGCACTGGAGCTACATGGGTGGAATTTTGGATGTGCGGGCAGCCAAGCCATCAGACTGTCTTTACAAATCACAGAGGCCATTGCTTACTCTCACAGTTGCCTCAACCCCATCCTGTATGTGTTTGTCGGGGAGAAGTTCAGGAGGCACCTGTTGCGGATGATAAACAGATCTCCCTGCAGACTGTGCCAGCTGGTCAAGGTCTTCATACCACAGGACAGAATTTCCGCATCAGTCTACTCACAAACTACCAGCGTGGATGAGAGGAGCACTGCTATGTAG
- the ccr8.2 gene encoding C-C chemokine receptor type 5 isoform X1: MDETTETDITFSLNLTESSLFQGFITPLATQSSSEYTPDYTTENTTDYYDYFDLTGYEPCVYKRHGATFLPAIYIIFFLLGLLGNSLVFWVITCGARLRTMTDVCLLNLAIADLLLVCSLPFLAHQAKDEWVFGDAMCKIVLGIYHIVFYCGIFFISLMSIDRYLAIVHAVCAMKARTRSFGMIAAAITWGAGFLASFPDLIFLKEQRNVSGQYTCYPGFPKEDSTPHFWKLVSIFKMNIIGLLIPIIILVFCYSQIIWRLQNSQSSKKLAIRLVVIVVAIFFCCWIPYNVTSFFHALELHGWNFGCAGSQAIRLSLQITEAIAYSHSCLNPILYVFVGEKFRRHLLRMINRSPCRLCQLVKVFIPQDRISASVYSQTTSVDERSTAM; this comes from the exons ATGGACGAGACCACTGAAACTGACATTACTTTCAGTCTGAATCTTACTGAATCTTCACTTTTCCAAGG CTTCATCACACCACTTGCTACTCAAAGTAGTAGTGAATATACTCCTGACTATACTACTGAAAATACTActgattattatgattattttgATTTGACGGGCTATGAACCATGTGTATATAAGCGACACGGAGCAACTTTTCTTCCTGCCATCTACATCATTTTCTTCCTGCTGGGCCTTCTGGGTAACTCTCTGGTCTTCTGGGTCATTACTTGTGGAGCACGACTCCGCACCATGACCGACGTGTGCTTGTTAAACTTGGCCATCGCTGACCTCCTTTTGGTGTGTTCCCTGCCCTTCCTAGCCCACCAAGCCAAGGACGAGTGGGTGTTTGGGGATGCTATGTGCAAAATAGTCTTGGGCATTTATCATATCGTCTTTTACTGTGGGATCTTTTTTATCAGTCTAATGAGCATTGATCGGTACTTGGCTATAGTGCATGCTGTTTGTGCTATGAAAGCACGTACACGCTCCTTTGGAATGATTGCAGCTGCTATTACATGGGGAGCGGGATTTCTGGCTTCCTTTCCTGACCTGATCTTCCTCAAAGAGCAAAGAAATGTGTCGGGACAGTACACTTGCTATCCTGGTTTTCCAAAAGAGGATTCCACTCCTCACTTCTGGAAGCTCGTTAGcatctttaaaatgaacattatAGGTCTGCTCATCCCGATCATCATTCTGGTTTTCTGCTACTCACAGATCATCTGGAGGTTACAGAACAGCCAGTCATCCAAGAAACTAGCTATCCGCCTTGTTGTCATAGTGGTAGCTATTTTCTTCTGTTGCTGGATTCCCTACAACGTTACATCATTTTTCCATGCACTGGAGCTACATGGGTGGAATTTTGGATGTGCGGGCAGCCAAGCCATCAGACTGTCTTTACAAATCACAGAGGCCATTGCTTACTCTCACAGTTGCCTCAACCCCATCCTGTATGTGTTTGTCGGGGAGAAGTTCAGGAGGCACCTGTTGCGGATGATAAACAGATCTCCCTGCAGACTGTGCCAGCTGGTCAAGGTCTTCATACCACAGGACAGAATTTCCGCATCAGTCTACTCACAAACTACCAGCGTGGATGAGAGGAGCACTGCTATGTAG